Proteins encoded by one window of Candidatus Sumerlaea chitinivorans:
- a CDS encoding Type IV pilin PilA: MRFKAFTLIELLIVVAIIAILAAIAVPNFLEAQTRSKVSRSKADMRSLATAIEAYHVDNNRYPDAFRAQETANFNNRLMQLTTPVAYITSLPVDPFASKRTVFPYTPNSTFQYVDRKTAVWFEGGVRSFHNFISLADYFAYFESQAIAWSMYSPGPDYNRDPFGGPAPYGSPVSGSRRRVLETYDPTNGTVSAGAIWRTNLSGGN; this comes from the coding sequence GTGAGATTCAAAGCGTTTACTCTCATCGAGCTCCTGATTGTGGTCGCAATTATCGCAATCCTTGCTGCGATTGCTGTCCCCAACTTCCTGGAGGCACAAACACGTTCAAAGGTCTCCCGGTCCAAGGCCGACATGCGAAGCCTCGCCACGGCAATCGAGGCCTACCATGTGGACAATAACCGCTACCCCGATGCGTTCCGTGCACAAGAAACGGCAAACTTTAACAACCGACTGATGCAACTGACAACTCCGGTGGCCTACATCACGTCGTTACCTGTGGATCCATTTGCAAGCAAGCGGACGGTGTTCCCCTACACCCCGAACAGCACGTTCCAATACGTGGATCGCAAGACAGCGGTCTGGTTTGAAGGAGGCGTCCGAAGTTTCCACAACTTTATTTCGCTGGCGGACTACTTTGCTTATTTCGAGTCTCAGGCCATCGCGTGGAGCATGTACTCTCCCGGACCGGACTACAACCGCGATCCATTTGGCGGACCAGCTCCGTACGGCTCACCGGTATCCGGCTCGCGGCGTCGTGTGCTTGAAACTTACGATCCTACGAATGGAACTGTGAGTGCTGGGGCAATCTGGCGAACCAATTTATCTGGGGGCAACTGA
- a CDS encoding alternative complex III subunit ActA has translation MEQRETLQSAATKTERVLRAVAQLFNSKWNYYAKASIVGGALFVGAVLGGLGAYFRSPLYTGQHQYIDQPVQFTHEHHVAGLGIDCRYCHFSVETSSFAGIPPTKICMNCHSQVWTQAPILEPIRESFRTDKAIRWQRVHRLADFVYFNHSAHVNKGIGCAECHGAVDRMPLISQEKSLQMAWCLECHRNPEKFVRPKDQVFNMSYQKPENQQALAAELVKDYHIQSKVSCTTCHR, from the coding sequence GTGGAGCAACGCGAGACTCTGCAGTCGGCCGCGACAAAGACGGAGCGAGTGCTCAGAGCCGTGGCGCAATTATTCAACAGCAAGTGGAATTACTACGCGAAGGCGAGTATCGTAGGTGGCGCGCTTTTTGTGGGCGCCGTGCTCGGAGGGCTAGGAGCCTACTTCCGCTCTCCGCTCTACACCGGGCAGCATCAGTATATCGACCAACCCGTTCAATTTACCCACGAGCACCACGTTGCCGGACTCGGCATTGATTGTCGCTACTGCCACTTCTCGGTTGAGACATCATCCTTTGCAGGCATTCCGCCGACGAAAATCTGCATGAACTGCCATTCGCAGGTCTGGACTCAGGCGCCCATTCTCGAGCCGATCCGTGAAAGCTTTCGCACCGACAAAGCAATTCGCTGGCAACGGGTTCACCGTCTCGCTGATTTCGTCTACTTCAACCACAGTGCCCACGTGAACAAGGGGATAGGATGTGCGGAGTGTCACGGCGCGGTCGACCGTATGCCACTTATCTCCCAAGAGAAAAGCCTGCAAATGGCTTGGTGCCTCGAGTGTCACCGAAACCCAGAAAAGTTTGTCCGCCCGAAAGACCAAGTTTTCAACATGAGCTACCAGAAGCCTGAGAATCAGCAGGCCCTCGCGGCGGAACTGGTGAAGGACTATCACATTCAAAGTAAGGTGAGTTGCACGACATGTCACCGATAA
- a CDS encoding alternative complex III subunit ActB produces MSPINSEHNSAQGASEELPVRRPLSVEEVRERLAAHGGPRYWRSLEELADSEAFRQLVSEEFPSEAHRWLDPISRRQFLQIMAASLALAGLSACAQRPREAIVPYGSQMPEQLAEAAPLFFATAFELGGYFQPILAESHMGRPTKIEGNPDHPASLGAASVFAQASVLDLYDPDRSQVIQKQGSIRAWGEFLQEIRSFVETQRASRGSGIRILTRATSSPTLTHEIRKFLDEFPEAKWIAFEAVNRDAVYAGTRLAFGQPLEPVYRFADADIVAAFDCDFMFAEPGALRYACDFAARRNVFENPRGLNRFYAAEPMPSCTATLADHRLPVTAARVGILVRGLAKLIGLPVEVPALQPAEQRWLEALAEDLKDHRGAGLVVAGQQQPAEVHALAHAINHALDNLGKTVAYMPPVLSSPSNHYEQLEQLAKDADAGKVQLLIVLDANPVAEAPAELKLAERFEKIAMRVHCGTHFDETAEACVWHVPAAHYLESWGDGRAYDGTLSLRQPLIAPLYGGKPTLELVAALRGALGQTAYDLVRTYWRENSGAADFEAWWRSALHDGFVRDSAPAPQSVHLALDYKSLPAPKESSGIEVVLRPDPSIYDGRFANNGWLQELPKPITKLTWDNAVHLSPGLAQRLGLRDEDEVAVEFNGHKVVGGAVIVPGHADESVTVHFGYGRRMAGRVGNGLGFSVAHLQSVSAPWQCSGAKVQRTGRRYPLARTQMHFNMENRHLVRTATLAEYEKDPNFVAHVAHEPPPASLYPPHKYDGYTWGMAVNLAACIGCNACVVACQAENNIPVVGKDQVLRGREMHWLRIDQYFEGSPDNPAIHNQPVNCMQCENAPCEPVCPVQATVHDDEGLNAMVYNRCLGTRYCANNCPYKVRRFNFLEYQDWKTPSLKLVRNPDVTVRQRGVMEKCTYCVQRISHARITANNEGREIRDGEVLTACQATCPTNAIVFGNINDPNSQVARLKALPLNYGLLTELNTRPRTTYLGSVRNPNPKLMDQETPEKA; encoded by the coding sequence ATGTCACCGATAAACTCTGAGCACAATTCGGCTCAAGGTGCCTCCGAAGAGCTTCCAGTACGTCGCCCATTGTCGGTGGAAGAAGTTCGTGAGCGGCTGGCGGCGCATGGCGGGCCGCGCTATTGGCGCAGTCTGGAAGAGTTAGCCGACAGCGAAGCCTTTCGCCAACTGGTAAGCGAGGAGTTCCCATCCGAAGCGCACCGGTGGCTGGATCCAATCAGCCGACGACAATTCCTGCAGATCATGGCTGCTTCGTTGGCACTTGCCGGCCTTAGTGCGTGCGCCCAACGCCCCCGCGAAGCCATCGTCCCCTATGGTAGCCAAATGCCCGAGCAGTTGGCCGAGGCGGCTCCGCTATTCTTCGCAACAGCGTTCGAACTCGGTGGCTACTTCCAGCCGATTTTAGCAGAAAGTCACATGGGGCGGCCCACCAAAATTGAAGGCAATCCCGATCATCCTGCTAGTTTGGGCGCCGCGAGCGTGTTTGCGCAAGCAAGTGTGCTCGATTTATACGACCCCGATCGCTCGCAGGTGATTCAAAAGCAGGGAAGCATTCGGGCGTGGGGGGAATTCCTGCAAGAGATCCGAAGTTTCGTCGAGACGCAACGCGCGAGCCGTGGAAGTGGAATCCGGATTCTCACGCGCGCCACAAGTTCGCCAACACTCACGCATGAAATTCGGAAGTTTCTGGATGAGTTCCCAGAGGCAAAGTGGATTGCTTTTGAAGCAGTAAACCGCGATGCCGTCTATGCGGGGACGCGTCTGGCCTTTGGGCAGCCGCTGGAGCCCGTCTATCGCTTCGCCGACGCAGACATTGTGGCGGCCTTCGACTGCGACTTCATGTTTGCGGAGCCTGGGGCACTCCGCTACGCATGCGATTTTGCCGCTCGGCGCAACGTTTTCGAGAATCCGCGCGGACTAAACCGCTTCTATGCGGCCGAGCCGATGCCCTCGTGCACCGCAACCTTGGCGGACCATCGCCTGCCTGTGACCGCAGCTCGCGTTGGGATTCTGGTGCGCGGTTTAGCCAAATTGATTGGCTTGCCAGTAGAGGTGCCAGCACTTCAGCCCGCCGAACAGCGATGGCTCGAGGCTTTGGCGGAGGACTTGAAAGATCACCGAGGCGCCGGCCTTGTGGTTGCGGGACAGCAACAACCGGCCGAAGTTCATGCGCTCGCCCACGCGATCAATCATGCTCTCGACAATCTCGGCAAAACGGTTGCTTACATGCCGCCCGTCCTCTCGAGCCCTTCGAATCACTACGAGCAACTCGAGCAGCTCGCAAAAGATGCGGACGCGGGCAAGGTGCAGCTGCTCATTGTGCTGGACGCCAATCCGGTGGCCGAGGCGCCCGCTGAGCTCAAGCTTGCCGAGCGTTTCGAAAAGATTGCGATGCGGGTGCACTGTGGGACGCACTTCGACGAGACGGCCGAAGCATGTGTCTGGCATGTTCCCGCAGCTCATTATCTGGAGAGTTGGGGCGACGGCCGAGCCTACGATGGTACCCTTTCGCTTCGACAGCCCCTGATCGCTCCTCTCTATGGCGGAAAGCCAACTCTGGAACTGGTGGCCGCGCTGCGCGGTGCGTTGGGACAAACCGCTTACGACTTGGTGCGGACATACTGGCGGGAGAACTCAGGAGCGGCGGATTTTGAAGCTTGGTGGCGGTCAGCATTGCACGACGGGTTTGTCCGCGATTCTGCCCCTGCGCCTCAATCGGTTCATTTGGCGCTCGACTACAAAAGTCTACCCGCACCGAAAGAGTCCTCGGGAATCGAAGTGGTCCTTCGGCCGGATCCTTCGATCTACGACGGCCGCTTTGCCAACAATGGCTGGCTCCAAGAGTTGCCCAAACCGATTACGAAGCTCACGTGGGACAATGCGGTGCACCTCAGCCCGGGTCTCGCCCAACGGCTTGGGCTACGAGATGAAGACGAAGTGGCGGTGGAGTTCAATGGGCATAAAGTGGTGGGGGGAGCTGTGATTGTGCCCGGGCATGCCGATGAGAGTGTGACCGTCCACTTCGGGTACGGGCGACGTATGGCTGGCCGCGTGGGAAATGGTTTAGGCTTCAGCGTCGCGCACCTGCAAAGTGTCTCAGCGCCATGGCAATGTTCGGGAGCGAAGGTCCAACGGACGGGCCGGCGCTACCCGCTCGCACGAACGCAGATGCATTTCAACATGGAAAACCGCCATTTGGTGCGGACTGCCACGTTGGCAGAGTACGAAAAGGATCCGAACTTCGTCGCGCACGTGGCGCACGAGCCCCCACCAGCCTCTTTGTATCCTCCCCACAAGTACGACGGTTACACGTGGGGGATGGCGGTGAACCTCGCTGCCTGCATTGGCTGCAACGCGTGTGTCGTGGCTTGTCAGGCCGAGAATAACATTCCCGTGGTCGGCAAGGATCAGGTTCTACGTGGGCGTGAAATGCACTGGTTGAGAATCGACCAGTATTTCGAAGGTTCGCCCGACAACCCCGCGATTCATAACCAACCCGTCAACTGCATGCAGTGCGAGAATGCCCCTTGCGAGCCAGTATGCCCTGTTCAGGCGACGGTCCATGACGATGAAGGTCTCAACGCCATGGTGTATAACCGCTGCCTCGGCACGCGCTACTGCGCGAACAACTGTCCGTACAAAGTGCGCCGCTTTAACTTCCTCGAATATCAGGATTGGAAAACCCCGAGTTTGAAACTCGTGCGAAATCCCGATGTGACGGTTCGCCAACGCGGCGTGATGGAGAAGTGCACATATTGCGTCCAGCGCATCAGTCATGCGCGTATCACAGCAAACAATGAGGGGCGGGAAATTCGCGATGGTGAAGTGCTGACCGCTTGTCAGGCGACTTGCCCGACCAATGCAATCGTTTTCGGAAACATCAACGACCCGAACAGTCAGGTGGCGCGCCTGAAAGCATTGCCGCTAAACTACGGTTTGCTTACCGAACTCAACACGCGTCCGCGTACCACCTATCTTGGGAGTGTACGCAACCCCAACCCCAAGCTGATGGATCAAGAAACCCCGGAGAAGGCCTAG